GAGCGGCGACCGGGACGGGGCTCAGTCGCAGTTGTCGTCGTGAAGACGGCGATGCCGCCGGAGCCGCCACGGTGTCCACGGGGCTTCGACTTCCGGTCGCTCTTGGCGAAGGACGTTTCGTCGGGCGATCCGTCTCACCCCGGATGCACACGGCCGGGGATGAAGTCCGGAACCCGACAGAGGAATAGCCGACGGTGCGGAAGCGGTCCCGGTGGCGGCGCGGCACCTCCGCACACGGGAAGCGGCCCCGGCGCCCAGGGAGCCGGGGCCGAACACCGGTCGGTCGGGCTGTTGCCCCCGGAGGAAAGCAACAGCCCGACACTCACCGCCTGGACCCGCCTACTGGGGCGCCTCCTCTGGACGGTCCCCACGGATCTTCGGGGTGAGCTCCCTCATGTCCTTCCGTAACACCGTGCCCAGGGCCACCGCGAGGTACAGCACCGAGGCCGCGAGCAGCGGCACGGTCAGCCCGAATCGCTCCACGACCTGTCCCGCGACGAGGCCGCCGAGAGCACTCCCCGAGGCGGCAAGGGAACCGCCGACGGAACTCACCCGGCTCCGGAACTCCTCCGGAGGCCGCGAGTAAGTGATCTTCCCGATCACCGGCTCGATGAAAGCCCCGGCGAAACCGGCGACGGCCCAGGCAACCATGGCGAGCCACATCGGTGCGTCCAGGGCCAGCGCGGGTAACTGAGCCACCACCAGGAAGTAACCCACTATCAGGATCACCCAGGACCGCACCCGCTCGACCAGGGTTACGGCAACGGCGCTCCCTATGCAGGACGCGACCGCCGCCGTGCTGAGGAGTGCGCCGATCGCCCCCGGACCCGCATCGGTCTCCAACGCCCAAGAGGGCAGAAACACGCTGGTCATCGGCGCGAGCAGGAAACTCATGAGGCCCAACATCACGTAGAGCCTGACGAGCAGGCCGTCCCTGCGGAAGTGGCCGATCCCCTGGCCGAGACTCCGCCAGTACCCCTGTTCCTCCTCACCGTGACCCGCATTGACCCGGCCCGGCTCCATGCCGCTCGGCAGCGCCAGGCCGACGATCAGACAGCTCACGGTGGACAGCAGAGCCACCACCGCCAGACCGACCACAGGCTCCATCGCCACTAGGAAGGCGCCGATTGAAGGACCGAACACACGGCCGACAGTCACCATCGCCGAACTCAGGCTGATACCACGCCCCTCAGCGACACCGACGTACTTCGCCGCTTCCGGAGCCAGAAACCTCTTCGCCAAAGAGCCCGCACCGTCCACAGCACCTATCAACGCGATGAGCGCCAGCAGTGCCGGATAAGTCAGCATGTCCATGACAAGCAACACCGCGATCAGCGTGACACTGATCGTCCCCACCACACCAGCCATCCACGACGTCCGCCGCAGCCCCACACGGTCCACCACCGGACCGGCCAGAAACCGCACCACGACGTACGGCGCCAACTCCGCGAAGACAACCATCCCCGCATGACTCGCACTACCGGTCGTGGCGATCACGAACCAGGGCATGGTCAAGATCATGATCCATGCGCTGATACACCCCGTGAACGTCGTGGCGAGCACCCACAGCAGAGCGCTGTAATGCCTTGCCATCGACAACCCCAGGGCCAAGCCGCTTCCAACAGACACGGCTATGACACCTCCCAAACTCCATCGGAGGCTCAGACCCGGGATAACGGGTCTTGATGCCCCGCCGGGAGCGTCCCGGCAGGGGCCCCCGGACGGGTGCTGGAGGTACCGGGGCGCCGCGAAGCAAGCCCCGGTACCTCCAGCACCCGTCACGCTCCTGTGCCGGGATGCTTCCGGCGGGGCATCAAGACCCCCGCGCCCAGGCCGACACATGGACACGCGAGGCCGTGGATCGAGAATCCGAGGAGGGGCGACGCCGCGGCCATGAAGAACCACCGGCCGAGTCCACGAAGAAGGACGCGGTCAAGCTGTCAGGTATGACCCGCCCCGCACACGCCGCTCAAGACCGGACAGGCATTCCGGCACCCGGCCGGTCGGCCTCGGACCCGAGCGCCAGGCCGACCGGGCAACCCGCCGCCCCTGTGCGAACCCCGACTCGTCATCGACGCCTCGGCCACCGGCAAAACACCGCGACAGCAACCTCACCAGCGCCCAACACCCTCGAAGCACAGCGATCCCGGATCGCTGCAAGCGCCGGGGCAGGGGCCGCCACGGACGGCAAACCGAGCACACGAAAAAGGCCCGGTGTCCGCCAGAGAACTGGCGGACACCGGGCCTCCTGCTTTCCACACAGATCCCCCGGTGCCCGCCGAAGTGGCTCGCGGGCACCGGGGGATCTCGGCCGCTCAGCTACACATCATCGTGTAGCTGAGCGTCGACCGGGACGGGACTCAGCAGTTGTTGTCGAAAGGGTTGGAGATGCCGCGGCGATTCTTCTTCCTTCCCCCCTTGCCCTTGGCCAAGGACGCTCCGCCGGCCTTCGACGGGGAGAACGCCGCGGTCGTCACCGTCCTGGCACCGAGGCTGCTCTCGCCGCACTCATCGTCGTTGTCCTGGCACCCCACGACCACGAAGACGATGGCGAGCACCACCAGGATTGCCACAACCACCTTCACGATCGAGCTACGGCCTTTGCGCATGGTTCCCTCCCTTGGAAGGGGACTCGCCGCTCTCTGCGGCGGGTGGTTGTCCCCTGTCCGGCGCGGGCCGACCGCGCTGCGCTGGGGCGGGAGACAACCGGGCTCGTTCCTCGCCCGGTTGTCTCCCGTCTCGGCGTAGTGCAGGCTCAAAGCGGCGGACAGGGGACAACCACCCGCCGCAGAGAGCGGTCGTGACAAAGGGACAGCTGAAACGTGAAGCCGTGACGTCTCAGTCGGAGCAATTCCTCCTGGCCGCTCACGCGCACCAAGCCAACAGAACAGCGAGCAGGAATTCCCAACGCCCTGCCGCTGCCGGACAGTACCCAGCACGACGAAAGCCTCGGTGCCGCCGTTCTCGGCGGCACCGAGGCCGACTCCCACCCACCGAACCGGAAAGCTCAGCGAGACCACGGCACACGAAGCGAACAGCAGCCCGCCTCACAGACACCAAAAACAGCTCCGGCGCCCGCCGCACGACGACGGACGCCGGAACTCACAACGACCGGATCACTTCGGCTCGGCCCCGCCGCACCTGAGGCACTTCCCCTGGTAGTACGCGCAGTCGGCATTCGTCTTACTCATCACGCACGCCATCCCCAGGGTCGCCAGCGCCTCAAGCAACTTCTTCAGGGCGTTATTCATGATCTCTTACCTCTCCGCCGGAGAGGGAGGGCCGCTCTCTGCGGCCCGTGGCGGCCCCTGCCCGGCGCAGCCGATCAGCCCCAGGGGTGGGGTGGGGGCAAACCGCTCTTTGGTTTGCGGCCACCCCACCCCTGGGGCAGGCTGCAAGCGGCGGGCAGGGGCCGCCACGGGCCGCCGGGCGACCACCGCCGGCGCGGAGAAAAGAGCGGCGTGCTGAACGCCTGTGCCACCGACGAGAGACGAGGACGAGACGGCTGACAGCCCGACCACGCCAGCCCCGGTACCGCCGAGTTCGGCGGTACCGGGGCTGGCGTGGTCGGCTCGGCCCAGGTTCAGCTGGCCCTCCTCCGAGCCGGATCCGCGACCACAAGCCCTTTCCTCACGGCGGAGGCACCGCCCGGCATGGTCGAGAAGGCGCAACACCGTGAGCGGGAAGCAGGGCGGCATCCGGACAGTCGTCGGCGGTCACGACCTCCGGCCCGCGCCTCCCGCGCCCCAGCCCGAGGTAGCCCCTACGGAACCCCGGAGACACCGGCACGCCGAGGAGAAGGAGCACGACGGCGGAGTCGGATCGGCTGCGGACACAGCGGCCACGGACGCAGCAGAGACACCCGACGCGGACCCGGACCGGACCGCTGGCGCGTTGCCCGACGGTGGAATGAACGGTGGAAGAGACGGCGCCCCGGACAGCCGCGCAGAGTCCGCGCGGAACCCGGCCGTACGCGTGCGTGCGCAGAAGACGGGTTCCGGCACCCTGCGGCGCCGGAACCCGAACCACTGGCAAGTCAGCTGTTGCCCCCGGGAGGGGGCAACAGCCTCACCGCGTAGACCCCCTTACTGGGGCGCCTCCCCCGGACGGTCCGCACGGATCTCCGGGGTGAGCCCCCTCATGTCCTTCCGGAACGCCATCCGCTGAACCACCAGGAGGTACAGCACCGAGGCCGCGATCAGCGGCACCGTCAGCCCGAAGCGCTCCACGACCAGCCCACCCACGAGGTTGCCAAGGGCACTCCCCACGAGGACAGCCGCACCGCCGAGCGACCTCACCCGGCTCCGGAACTCCTCCGGAGGCCACCGGTAGCTGACCTTCTCCACCAGCGGAGGGGGAAACGCCCCAGCGAAACCGGCAACGGCCCAGGAGATCGCGACGAGCCACACCGGTGCGCCCACGGCCATCATGACCAGCTGAGGCACCAGCAGGAGGCAACCCACCGCCTGGACCGCTGAGGGCCGCACCCGCTCAATCACAGATACGGCGACAACGCTGCCTACCACGGATACGAACGCCCCGACAGTGATGATCCACCGGGTCACCCCCGGACTCGCGGAGGCATCCTCGGCCCAGAGAGGCAGAAACACACCGGCCATCGGCGCGACGAGGAAACTCATGAGGCCGAACATCGCGAAGTGCCTGACGAGCACGCCCTCACCGGCGAAGTAGCGAATTCCTCCGCCAAGACTCCGCCAGTACCCCTGCTTCTCCTCACCACGACCCACCAGGACCGGGCCCCGCTCCATGCCGATCGGCACCGCCAGGACGCTGATCAGACAGCTCACGACGAACAACAGAGCCACCACTGCCAGACCGGCCACAGGCTCCCACGCCGCCAGAAACGCACCGAGCGACGGGCCGCCCACACGTCCGACGTTCACCATCACCGAACTCAGGCTGATTCCGCGGCTCTCGGCGACACCGACGAACTTCGCCGCTTCCGGAGCCAGAAAGCCCTTCGACAGAAGGCCCGTAGCGTTCCCGGCACCCGTCACAGCGATGAGTGCCAGCAGCACCGGAAAGGACAGCCTGTCCGTTACGACAAGCAGACCGATCAGCACGACGCCGACCGTCTCAACCACACCAGCGATCCACGACGTCCGCCGCAGTCCCACCCGGTCCACTACGGGACCGACCAGAAAGCGCGCCGCAACGGACGCACCCATCTCCGCGGAGACGACCAGCCCTGCCTGACTCGCGCTGCCGGTCGTCTCAAGGACGTACCAGGGCATGATCAGGACTAAGACGCAGGCGCCCAGACTCTCCGTGAACGTCGAGGTGAGCACCCACGTCAGACGGTTGACGTGCTCTTTCCATGACCACTGCAGGGCCAAGCCGTTACCAGAAGACACGGCCAGACACCTCCCGAACTAGGAGGCTCGGGTCCCGGATAGCGGGCCCGATGCCCCGCCGGGGGCGTCCCGGCAGGGGCCCCCGGACAGGTGCCGGAGGTACCGGGGCGCCGCGAAGCAAGCCCCGGTACCTCCGGCACCTGTCAAGCTCCTAAGCCGGGACGCCACCGGCGGGGCATCGGGCCCCCCAGCCCCCGGCCCTCCGCCCAGGGGCCTGACTCGACACGTGGAACCGCGGCTCACGAGGCACGCAAAGGGACACACTCTGGCTTTGAAGGGCTACCGGCCAGGCTCGATAAACACGTCAGCCGACCCGTCCGGCAACGCCACAGACGACGCCCAAAGCTGACGAAGCACTTGCGCAGCGACGACCGTCCAGCAGACAGCGCTCGCCAAGTCGTTCAAGCGTTCAACACGACGCGCCCACCAGGAACGCCCCGGCACACCCGTCCGCAGAACAGCGAACACAAGACTCACCGCGCAGTCCCCCCGCACCGACACACCGCTACAACACGACGCTTCACCACTCCGGCCAGCACAACAACACGCGCACGTCACCCCGCCAGTGACCGCTGGATCCCCCGCACCCCCCACTGCGGCCCGATCAAGCCACACACGATCAGAGAACGCCCAGCCCAGCCCAGCCCACCCAGCCCACCCGGCCCACGACGAAAGCCGACACCGTCGCGCTCCCACACCCCCGGCGCTTGGTTCAGACGGGACTCACGCGGTCCCGCCACGCTCCGACTCTCCGACCAGCCGGAGCAACCGGAGCAACCGGAGCAACCGGAGCAACCGGAGGATGAACCCGAGTCCCCTGCCTGGTCTTCAAGCCGCCACAGATCGTGCGCAAGCTCTGCGACCGCTTCCCTTTCGGGGAACACCGCCGCCCGGGAAAGTCCGGCCCCCAGACAGATCCACCACTACGCGCCCGCCCCTGGCGGTGCCGGACGGGCTGCCCCCATCAAGGAGGCAGCCGACTCACGGAGGGGCAACGGCGAGACCCCTGCGCGCGTGCGTACACAAAAGGCGGGCCCCCGCGCCTTGCGGCGCCGGGGCCCGAGTACCGGGTACCGGGTACAGCCAGCCGTCGCCTCCATCCGGAGACGACGGCTGACGCTCACCGGCTGTCGTCCTCCGCCACTTCCCTACCGATGTCCGGCTTCAACTGCCGGATGTCCGACTGGGCGAGGAACCAGATCACCACGCCGACGTAGATCACTGCCGCCCCGATCAGAGGACCGGTCAACCCGTAGCGGTCGACAGCCAGACCCACCACAAGATTTCCCACTGCGTTGCCCATGTAGGTCGTCGAGCTCCCCAGGGCCCGTACCCGGCTCCGGAACTCCAACTCCGGGTGGTGGTAGGTGACCTTTTCCACCACCGGCTGAGGAAAAGCCCCAGCAAAACCAGCGACGATCCAGGCCAGCGACACCCCCCACAGGGGAACGCCCAGCGCCATCACCAAGAGCTGCGGCACGAGGAACAGATAGCCCCCCGCAAAGACCAGGGACGGCCGCACCTTCTCCGTGGCGTGGATGGCTATGAAGCCACCCACAAGTCCGGCGCATGCCGCGACGGTGGTGAGGACGCCGATGATCTGCGGCCCGCTGTGGGCCTGTTCGGCCCACAGCGGCAGCACCACTCCGTTCATGGGGGACATCAAGACCCCCAGAAGGGCCAGCATCAGGTGCAGCCGGACGAGCAGCTTGTCCCGCCCGAAGTACACGATCCCTCCCGTGAGGCTCTTCCAGTACCCCTCCTTATCCTGCGGAGCCGAGTCCGGCTCCATATCGGACGGAAGCCTCATGATGATCACGGCGCCCAGGAACTGGAGCGCCGCGACGATCCCCATCCCGATGGCAGGATTCGCCGCCGCCATCATGGAACCGGCCAGCGGACCGGCCACACGACCGGCCGTCATGGCCGTGGTGTTCATGCTGATCGCCCGGCTCTCCTTCAGGCCGACGAGCTTGGCCGCAGAGGGAGCGAGGAACGACTTCGCCAACGACCCAGCGCCGCTTGCCGCACCGAGCAGGGCGACAAGCCCCACCAGGGCGGCATACGTGAGCTGATCCGTGGCCGCGAGCAAAGTCATCGTTCCGACGCTGCCGGTCTCGATAAAAGAGCAGATCACCGCCACCTTGCCGAGCCCGACTCGATCCAGCACCGGCCCGGCGAGAAGCCGCGCCACCAGCAAAGGCGTCAGCTGTGCGAACACAACCAGTCCCGCCCGGCCAGCACTTCCCGTGGTCTGCAGAACAAACCAGGGGAGGGTAAAGGTCAAAATGGACAGGGAAAGGCCCCCGGCCACGGTGGATACCAGGATCCACATCAACAATACGTACTTGTCCAACGGCCGTGACATCAGTCATGACCTCCCGAACCTAGGAGGCTCGGGTCCCTGACAGCGGGCCCGATGCCCCGCCGGGGGCGTCCCGGCAGGGGCCCCCGGACAGATGCCGGAGGTACCGGGGCGCCGCGAAGCAAGCCCCGGTACCTCCGGCATCTGTCAAGCTCCTAAGCCGGGACGCCACCGGCGGGGCATCGGGCCCCCAGCCCGCACCCGGGGAGCCTTCACCCGGACAAGGGGGAGCCGGTGGATCCTGAAGTCCCGCGAAGGGGTACGCCGCCGCGTTGAAGGGCTACTGGCCGGGTTCGAGAAACGGCGGTCGAGCTGTCCGGTCTCGCCGCAGACGACGCTCAAGACTGGAGGGGCAACACACAACAAGGCCCCGGCCCTCACCAGCGTGAGAGACCGGGGTCAGCCGACACCGTCACAGCCTCTCCCCCTACACCCCTCCCCCACCGTGCGACGACCCGCCCCGCTTCCATGCCTTCAGCAACAACTGCATCCTTTGTGTCGGCTCCCATCACAAGCCAACGCGCGATGCAGGAGCGGTTCCCGGCAATAGCACCACGCGTCCGCACACGGAAAACGGCCCTGGCGCCCTGCGGAACCAGGGACGGACACCGATCAGTCAGCTGTTGCCCGCGGAAGAAGGCAACAGCTGACTGACCGCGTGGCCCCTACCGGGGCCCCTCCCCCGGACGGTCCTCACGGATCTCCGGGGTGAGCCCCCTCATGTCCTTCCGCGCCCGCGGCCCTCGTCGACAGCGAAGTACGCCGCTCCCGGAACCAGAAGGCTCGTAACGTTCCCGGCACGCCCCACAGCAACGAGTGCCAACAGCGCCGGAAGAAACAGCCTGTCCGTCACGACGAGCAGGGCGATCAGCGCGACGCTGATCGCCTCAACCACACCAGCGATCCACAACGTCCGCCGCAGTCCCACCCGGTCCACCACCGGACCAGCCAGAAAGCGCCCCGCAACAGACGCACCCGCCACCGTTAAGAGGACCCACCCCGCCTG
The sequence above is a segment of the Streptomyces sp. NBC_01775 genome. Coding sequences within it:
- a CDS encoding MFS transporter; amino-acid sequence: MSVGSGLALGLSMARHYSALLWVLATTFTGCISAWIMILTMPWFVIATTGSASHAGMVVFAELAPYVVVRFLAGPVVDRVGLRRTSWMAGVVGTISVTLIAVLLVMDMLTYPALLALIALIGAVDGAGSLAKRFLAPEAAKYVGVAEGRGISLSSAMVTVGRVFGPSIGAFLVAMEPVVGLAVVALLSTVSCLIVGLALPSGMEPGRVNAGHGEEEQGYWRSLGQGIGHFRRDGLLVRLYVMLGLMSFLLAPMTSVFLPSWALETDAGPGAIGALLSTAAVASCIGSAVAVTLVERVRSWVILIVGYFLVVAQLPALALDAPMWLAMVAWAVAGFAGAFIEPVIGKITYSRPPEEFRSRVSSVGGSLAASGSALGGLVAGQVVERFGLTVPLLAASVLYLAVALGTVLRKDMRELTPKIRGDRPEEAPQ
- a CDS encoding MFS transporter, with protein sequence MALQWSWKEHVNRLTWVLTSTFTESLGACVLVLIMPWYVLETTGSASQAGLVVSAEMGASVAARFLVGPVVDRVGLRRTSWIAGVVETVGVVLIGLLVVTDRLSFPVLLALIAVTGAGNATGLLSKGFLAPEAAKFVGVAESRGISLSSVMVNVGRVGGPSLGAFLAAWEPVAGLAVVALLFVVSCLISVLAVPIGMERGPVLVGRGEEKQGYWRSLGGGIRYFAGEGVLVRHFAMFGLMSFLVAPMAGVFLPLWAEDASASPGVTRWIITVGAFVSVVGSVVAVSVIERVRPSAVQAVGCLLLVPQLVMMAVGAPVWLVAISWAVAGFAGAFPPPLVEKVSYRWPPEEFRSRVRSLGGAAVLVGSALGNLVGGLVVERFGLTVPLIAASVLYLLVVQRMAFRKDMRGLTPEIRADRPGEAPQ
- a CDS encoding MFS transporter, whose protein sequence is MDKYVLLMWILVSTVAGGLSLSILTFTLPWFVLQTTGSAGRAGLVVFAQLTPLLVARLLAGPVLDRVGLGKVAVICSFIETGSVGTMTLLAATDQLTYAALVGLVALLGAASGAGSLAKSFLAPSAAKLVGLKESRAISMNTTAMTAGRVAGPLAGSMMAAANPAIGMGIVAALQFLGAVIIMRLPSDMEPDSAPQDKEGYWKSLTGGIVYFGRDKLLVRLHLMLALLGVLMSPMNGVVLPLWAEQAHSGPQIIGVLTTVAACAGLVGGFIAIHATEKVRPSLVFAGGYLFLVPQLLVMALGVPLWGVSLAWIVAGFAGAFPQPVVEKVTYHHPELEFRSRVRALGSSTTYMGNAVGNLVVGLAVDRYGLTGPLIGAAVIYVGVVIWFLAQSDIRQLKPDIGREVAEDDSR
- a CDS encoding MFS transporter, encoding MSRLRAKYGPLLWMLISTLMERVIMECLRACVWVLMPWFVFAMTGSTSQAGWVLLTVAGASVAGRFLAGPVVDRVGLRRTLWIAGVVEAISVALIALLVVTDRLFLPALLALVAVGRAGNVTSLLVPGAAYFAVDEGRGRGRT